The Candidatus Omnitrophota bacterium DNA window ATAATACCATGCGAAAAAGGACGAAGGCCCGGGAAACAGCGCTTCAGATCCTCTATCAGATCAATATTAGTAATGACAGCGTCGAGGATGCCCTGACAAAATTCTGGAATAAACACCGGGCTTTGCCGGTGATTAAAAACTTCACTAATATACTGGTCAGGGGCACTATAACCAATCTTTCGGAAATCGACCGGATAATAACAAAACATGCTGAGAACTGGCAGATAAAGAGGATGGCGGTGGTTGACCGCAACATTCTGCGGATGGCGTCTTATGAACTGCTGTTTTCAAAGAGCATCCCGCCTAAAGTCTCGATAAACGAAGCAATAGACATAGCCA harbors:
- the nusB gene encoding transcription antitermination factor NusB, whose amino-acid sequence is MRKRTKARETALQILYQINISNDSVEDALTKFWNKHRALPVIKNFTNILVRGTITNLSEIDRIITKHAENWQIKRMAVVDRNILRMASYELLFSKSIPPKVSINEAIDIAKKFGDTQSGMFINGVLDKIKQCEHDK